The following are encoded together in the Pseudomonas sediminis genome:
- a CDS encoding aldehyde dehydrogenase has translation MTSLTRADWEQRAKTLTIETRAFVHGEYRAAESGATFECISPVDGRLLGLVASCDQADAEVAVKDARATFESGVWSRLAPAKRKKVMIRFAELIEEHGQELALLETLDMGKPISDSLSIDVGSAANAIRWSGEAIDKVYDEVAATPHDQLGLVTREPVGVVAAIVPWNFPLLMSCWKLGPALATGNSIILKPSEKSPLTGIRIAQLAIEAGIPAGVFNVLPGFGHTVGKALALHMDVDTLVFTGSTKIAKQLMIYAGESNMKRVWLEAGGKSPNIVFADAPDLQAAAESAASAIAFNQGEVCTAGSRLLVENSIKDKFVPMVVEAIKAWKPGNPLDPATNVGALVDTTQMNNVLSYIQAGHDDGAKLVAGGKRVMEETGGTYVEPTIFDGVNNAMRIAKEEIFGPVLSVIGFDDQDEAIAIANDTVYGLAAAVWTSNLSRAHLVGKALRAGSVWINQYDGGDMTAPFGGFKQSGNGRDKSLHAFDKYTELKSTWIKL, from the coding sequence ATGACTAGCCTTACGCGTGCCGACTGGGAACAGCGTGCCAAGACCCTGACCATCGAAACCCGTGCGTTCGTCCATGGTGAGTACCGCGCCGCCGAGTCTGGCGCCACCTTCGAATGCATCAGCCCGGTCGACGGCCGCCTGCTCGGCCTGGTGGCCAGCTGTGACCAGGCCGACGCCGAAGTGGCGGTCAAGGATGCCCGCGCTACGTTTGAATCCGGTGTGTGGTCGCGTCTGGCCCCGGCCAAGCGTAAGAAGGTGATGATCCGTTTCGCCGAGCTGATCGAAGAGCATGGCCAGGAGCTGGCGCTGCTGGAAACCCTCGACATGGGCAAGCCGATCAGTGACTCGCTGAGCATCGACGTCGGCAGTGCCGCCAACGCCATCCGCTGGAGTGGCGAGGCCATCGACAAGGTCTATGACGAGGTCGCTGCCACGCCTCACGACCAGCTCGGCCTGGTCACCCGCGAGCCGGTGGGTGTGGTCGCCGCCATCGTGCCGTGGAACTTTCCGCTGCTGATGTCCTGCTGGAAGCTCGGCCCGGCGTTGGCCACCGGTAACTCGATCATCCTCAAGCCCTCCGAGAAGTCGCCGCTGACCGGCATTCGCATCGCCCAGTTGGCCATCGAGGCAGGCATCCCGGCCGGCGTATTCAACGTGCTGCCGGGCTTCGGTCACACCGTGGGCAAGGCCTTGGCCCTGCACATGGATGTCGACACCCTGGTGTTCACCGGCTCGACCAAGATCGCCAAGCAACTGATGATCTATGCCGGCGAGTCGAACATGAAGCGCGTCTGGCTGGAGGCCGGCGGCAAGAGCCCGAACATCGTCTTCGCTGACGCACCGGACCTGCAGGCCGCTGCCGAGTCCGCTGCCAGCGCCATCGCTTTCAACCAGGGCGAAGTGTGCACAGCCGGTTCGCGCCTGCTGGTGGAGAACTCCATCAAGGACAAGTTCGTGCCCATGGTGGTCGAGGCGATCAAGGCCTGGAAACCGGGCAACCCACTGGACCCGGCGACCAACGTCGGTGCGCTGGTCGACACCACCCAGATGAACAACGTGCTGAGCTACATCCAGGCCGGTCATGACGACGGCGCCAAACTGGTGGCCGGCGGCAAGCGAGTGATGGAAGAGACCGGCGGCACCTACGTCGAGCCGACCATCTTCGACGGCGTGAACAACGCCATGCGCATCGCCAAGGAAGAGATCTTCGGCCCGGTGCTGTCGGTGATCGGCTTCGATGATCAGGACGAGGCCATTGCCATCGCCAATGACACTGTCTACGGCCTGGCCGCGGCGGTGTGGACCAGCAACCTGTCGCGCGCCCACCTGGTCGGTAAGGCATTGCGCGCCGGTAGCGTGTGGATCAACCAGTACGACGGCGGCGACATGACCGCGCCGTTCGGCGGCTTCAAGCAGTCCGGTAACGGCCGCGACAAGTCGCTGCACGCGTTCGACAAGTACACCGAGCTGAAATCCACCTGGATCAAGCTGTAG
- a CDS encoding MFS transporter, whose product MRWGTYFAVCAAVISIGLALGVTMPLVSLRLESWGYDSFAIGVMAATPAVGVLLGALLAGRLAARFGTTVLMQLCLLLGAVSVAGLALVQNYAVWVGLRLFIGVALTVVFILGESWINQLAVEKWRGRLVALYGTGYALSQLSGPLLLTALGTATDRGFWTGVCLLIGGSLILLGRTGAPQVDAHSASGRGLMVFCRKLPAIAWAVMLFAAFEAMMLTLLPIYGLRQGFTQEVALFMVSVVVVGDAVLQLPIGWLADRMSRQLLFRACGVVLLVSSLAIPPLLHTPVIWPVLVAFGASAGGLFTLSLIMIGERYRDDELVRANAHVAQLWGLGCLIGPLTTGAVSQWLSGHALPLMMATGALVFIILASKRGAFSEMQAVGAARS is encoded by the coding sequence ATGCGTTGGGGTACCTACTTCGCCGTCTGTGCGGCGGTCATCAGCATCGGCCTCGCGCTGGGCGTGACCATGCCGCTGGTGTCGCTGCGTCTGGAAAGCTGGGGCTACGACTCCTTCGCCATCGGCGTAATGGCCGCGACTCCGGCTGTCGGTGTGCTGCTCGGTGCCTTGCTGGCCGGGCGCCTGGCGGCGCGCTTCGGCACCACCGTGTTGATGCAGCTGTGCCTGCTGCTCGGTGCAGTGTCGGTGGCCGGGCTGGCGCTGGTACAGAACTACGCGGTCTGGGTCGGCCTGCGCCTGTTCATCGGCGTGGCGCTGACCGTGGTGTTCATCCTCGGCGAAAGCTGGATCAATCAACTCGCCGTGGAAAAATGGCGCGGCCGCCTGGTGGCCCTTTACGGCACGGGCTATGCCCTCAGCCAGCTCAGTGGCCCACTGCTGCTGACGGCGCTCGGCACTGCGACCGACCGGGGTTTCTGGACGGGCGTGTGCCTGCTGATCGGTGGCTCGCTGATCCTACTCGGGCGCACTGGCGCACCCCAGGTGGATGCGCACAGCGCCTCCGGGCGCGGGCTGATGGTGTTCTGCCGCAAGCTGCCGGCTATCGCCTGGGCAGTGATGCTGTTCGCGGCCTTCGAAGCTATGATGCTGACCCTGTTGCCGATCTACGGCCTGCGCCAGGGCTTCACTCAGGAGGTGGCGTTGTTCATGGTCAGCGTGGTGGTGGTCGGCGACGCTGTGCTGCAACTGCCCATCGGCTGGCTGGCCGACCGCATGTCGCGGCAATTGCTGTTCCGCGCCTGTGGCGTCGTGCTGCTGGTCTCCAGCCTGGCCATCCCACCGTTGCTGCACACGCCGGTGATCTGGCCGGTGCTGGTGGCCTTCGGTGCTAGTGCCGGCGGCCTGTTCACCTTGTCGCTGATCATGATCGGCGAGCGTTATCGTGATGACGAGCTGGTGCGTGCCAATGCTCACGTCGCTCAGCTGTGGGGGCTGGGCTGCCTGATCGGGCCGTTGACCACCGGCGCCGTCAGCCAGTGGCTGAGCGGCCATGCGCTGCCGCTGATGATGGCCACCGGTGCGCTGGTGTTCATCATCCTGGCGAGCAAGCGTGGCGCCTTCAGCGAGATGCAGGCAGTGGGCGCGGCACGCTCCTGA
- a CDS encoding NAD(P)/FAD-dependent oxidoreductase codes for MNARVHQPAHSPQHAASYYAASVNRQQAYPPLDGELQVDVCIVGGGFSGLNTAIELTQKGLSVALLEARKIGWGASGRNGGQLIRGVGHDVEQFESVVGQDGVRQFKLMGLEAVEIVRDRVAQFQIDCDLTWGYCDLANKPAHMDDFAADKAELESLGYRHELRLLPKERIHEVVGSDNYHGAMIDMGSGHLHPLNLALGEAAAAQSLGAQLFEDSPVTRIDYGNEVRVHTAGGQVRAQYLVLACNAYLNGLNPQLGGKVLPAGSYIIATEQLSEEQARQLIPQNMALCDQRVTVDYYRLSADRRLLFGGACHYSGRDPADIAGYMKPKMLKVFPQLADVRIDYQWGGMIGIGANRLPQIGRLKDQLNVFHAQAYAGHGVNATHLAGKLLGEAIAGQASRGFDLFDKVPHMTFPGGKHLRSPLLALGMLWHRLKEVL; via the coding sequence ATGAACGCCCGCGTTCACCAGCCCGCCCACAGCCCGCAACATGCCGCTTCCTATTACGCCGCCAGCGTCAATCGCCAGCAGGCCTACCCGCCCCTGGACGGTGAGCTGCAGGTGGACGTGTGCATCGTCGGTGGCGGTTTCAGCGGCCTGAACACGGCCATCGAGCTGACCCAGAAAGGCCTGTCGGTGGCGCTGCTGGAGGCGCGCAAGATCGGCTGGGGCGCCAGCGGGCGCAACGGCGGGCAGCTGATTCGTGGCGTCGGCCATGATGTCGAACAGTTCGAATCGGTGGTCGGCCAGGATGGCGTGCGTCAGTTCAAGCTGATGGGGCTGGAGGCGGTGGAGATCGTGCGTGATCGCGTTGCGCAGTTTCAGATCGATTGCGACCTGACCTGGGGCTACTGCGACCTGGCCAACAAACCGGCGCATATGGACGACTTCGCCGCCGACAAGGCCGAGCTGGAAAGCCTCGGCTACCGCCATGAACTGCGCCTACTGCCGAAGGAGCGCATCCATGAGGTGGTCGGCTCCGACAACTATCATGGTGCCATGATCGACATGGGCTCGGGCCACCTGCACCCGCTCAACCTGGCGCTTGGCGAAGCCGCCGCCGCCCAGTCGCTCGGTGCGCAGCTGTTCGAAGACTCGCCGGTGACACGCATCGACTACGGCAATGAGGTGCGCGTGCACACCGCAGGTGGCCAGGTGCGCGCCCAATATCTGGTACTGGCCTGCAACGCCTACCTCAATGGCCTCAACCCGCAACTGGGTGGCAAGGTGCTACCGGCCGGCAGCTACATCATCGCCACCGAACAACTCTCCGAAGAGCAGGCGCGGCAACTGATCCCGCAGAACATGGCGCTCTGCGACCAGCGTGTGACCGTGGATTACTACCGCCTCTCTGCTGATCGCCGCCTGCTGTTCGGCGGTGCCTGCCACTATTCGGGGCGCGATCCGGCGGATATCGCCGGCTACATGAAGCCGAAGATGCTCAAGGTATTCCCGCAACTGGCAGACGTGCGCATCGACTACCAATGGGGCGGGATGATCGGCATCGGCGCCAACCGCCTGCCGCAGATCGGCCGGCTCAAGGATCAGCTCAACGTGTTCCATGCCCAGGCCTACGCCGGCCACGGCGTCAACGCCACGCACCTGGCTGGCAAACTGCTCGGCGAGGCCATCGCCGGTCAGGCAAGCCGTGGCTTCGACCTGTTCGACAAGGTGCCGCACATGACCTTCCCCGGCGGCAAGCACCTGCGCTCACCGCTGCTGGCCCTTGGCATGCTCTGGCACCGGCTGAAGGAAGTGCTCTAG
- a CDS encoding YkgJ family cysteine cluster protein, which produces MSCTDRKIDHLRRKIPRFDCVPGCHDCCGPVTASSEELARLPVKSDAEHDAALAEYNCVHLGPNGCEVYDQRPLICRLFGTTPRLPCPHGRGPEQPIEPAVERQVHRLIATTRQRLV; this is translated from the coding sequence ATGAGCTGCACAGACCGCAAGATCGACCACCTGCGTCGCAAGATTCCGCGCTTCGACTGCGTGCCCGGCTGTCACGATTGCTGCGGGCCGGTCACTGCGTCGTCCGAGGAACTGGCACGCCTACCGGTCAAGAGCGACGCCGAACATGATGCAGCACTGGCCGAATACAACTGCGTGCACCTGGGGCCGAACGGTTGCGAGGTGTACGACCAGCGGCCGCTGATCTGCCGCCTGTTCGGCACGACACCGCGTCTGCCTTGCCCGCATGGTCGCGGGCCGGAGCAGCCGATCGAGCCGGCGGTGGAGCGCCAGGTGCACCGGCTGATCGCCACGACGCGGCAGCGGCTGGTGTAG
- the dadR gene encoding transcriptional regulator DadR, with product MRTQHQSRRELDKIDRNILRILQEDGRISFTELGERVGLSTTPCTERVRRLEREGIIMGYHARLNPQNLKANLLVFVEISLDYKSGDTFEEFRRAVLKLPHVLECHLVSGDFDYLVKARINEMASYRKLLGDILLKLPHVRESKSYIVMEEVKESLALPVPE from the coding sequence ATGAGAACCCAGCATCAGAGTCGTCGTGAACTGGACAAGATCGACCGCAACATCCTGCGTATCCTGCAAGAGGATGGGCGCATCAGCTTCACCGAATTGGGCGAACGCGTAGGGCTGTCGACCACGCCCTGCACGGAGCGCGTACGCCGCCTGGAGCGCGAAGGCATCATCATGGGCTACCACGCCCGCCTCAATCCGCAGAACCTCAAGGCCAACCTGCTGGTGTTCGTCGAAATCAGCCTGGACTACAAGTCCGGCGACACCTTCGAGGAATTCCGCCGCGCCGTGCTCAAGCTGCCGCATGTGCTGGAGTGCCACCTGGTGTCCGGTGACTTCGACTATCTGGTGAAAGCGCGCATCAACGAGATGGCCAGCTACCGCAAGCTGCTCGGCGACATCCTGCTAAAGCTGCCGCACGTGCGCGAGTCGAAGAGCTATATCGTCATGGAAGAGGTGAAGGAATCGCTGGCCCTGCCGGTGCCGGAGTGA
- the dadA gene encoding D-amino acid dehydrogenase: MRVLVLGSGVIGTASAYYLARQGFEVVVVDRQNGPALETSFANAGQVSPGYASPWAAPGVPLKAIKWLLQKHAPLAIKATGDVDQYLWMAQMLRNCTASRYAINKERMVRLSEYSRDCLDELRAETGIAYEGRQLGTTQLFRTQAQVDAAAKDIAVLEASGVPFELLDRDGIARVEPALAGVKHKLAGALRLPNDQTGDCQMFTTKLADMAKALGVEFRFGQNIQRLDAVGDRINGVWIDGKLETADRYVLALGSYSPQLLKPLGIRAPVYPLKGYSLTVPITNPDMAPNSTILDETYKVAITRFDGRIRVGGMAEIAGFDLSLNPRRRETLEMITSDLYPEGGDLQRADFWTGLRPATPDGTPIVGGSAFRNLFLNTGHGTLGWTMACGSGRLLADLMANKRPQISADGLDISRYSRKAREVQAAPQPLRT; encoded by the coding sequence ATGCGTGTTCTGGTTCTCGGCAGCGGTGTGATTGGTACCGCCAGTGCTTACTACCTCGCCCGTCAGGGCTTCGAGGTGGTGGTGGTCGACCGTCAGAACGGCCCGGCGCTGGAAACCAGCTTCGCCAACGCCGGCCAGGTCTCTCCGGGCTACGCTTCGCCATGGGCTGCGCCGGGCGTGCCGCTGAAAGCCATCAAGTGGCTGTTGCAGAAACACGCCCCGCTGGCGATCAAGGCCACTGGTGACGTCGACCAGTACCTGTGGATGGCGCAGATGCTGCGCAACTGCACTGCCAGCCGCTATGCGATCAACAAGGAGCGCATGGTGCGTCTGTCCGAGTACAGCCGCGACTGCCTCGACGAGCTGCGTGCCGAGACCGGCATCGCCTACGAAGGTCGCCAGCTCGGCACCACCCAGCTGTTCCGCACCCAGGCCCAGGTCGATGCTGCCGCCAAGGACATCGCCGTGCTGGAAGCCTCTGGCGTACCGTTCGAGCTGCTCGACCGCGACGGTATCGCCCGCGTCGAACCGGCTCTGGCTGGCGTCAAGCACAAGCTGGCCGGTGCCTTGCGCCTGCCCAACGACCAGACCGGCGACTGCCAGATGTTCACCACCAAGCTGGCGGACATGGCCAAGGCGCTCGGCGTCGAGTTCCGCTTCGGCCAGAACATCCAACGCCTGGACGCCGTCGGTGATCGCATCAATGGCGTGTGGATCGACGGCAAGCTGGAAACCGCCGACCGCTACGTACTCGCTCTCGGCAGCTACAGCCCGCAACTGCTCAAGCCGCTGGGCATTCGTGCTCCGGTTTACCCGCTCAAGGGCTACTCGCTGACCGTGCCGATCACCAACCCGGACATGGCACCGAACTCGACCATTCTCGACGAGACCTACAAGGTTGCGATCACCCGTTTCGATGGCCGCATCCGCGTCGGCGGCATGGCCGAGATCGCCGGTTTCGACCTGTCGCTCAATCCGCGTCGTCGCGAAACCCTGGAGATGATCACCTCCGACCTCTACCCGGAAGGCGGCGACCTGCAACGCGCCGATTTCTGGACCGGCCTGCGTCCGGCCACGCCTGATGGCACGCCGATCGTAGGGGGCAGCGCCTTCCGCAACCTGTTCCTCAACACCGGTCACGGCACCCTCGGCTGGACCATGGCCTGCGGCTCCGGGCGCCTGCTCGCCGACCTGATGGCCAACAAGCGCCCGCAGATCAGCGCCGATGGTCTGGATATCTCGCGTTACTCGCGCAAGGCGCGTGAAGTGCAAGCAGCACCGCAGCCGCTGCGCACCTGA
- a CDS encoding RidA family protein produces MSIQRLHVAKRYSEVVIHNGTIYLAGQLADDFDGDIREQTRQTLANIDKMLAEGGSDKSKILSLTIFIKDMADYDGLNAEYDAWVADGHAPARACVEAKMYKPEVLVEMCVVAAV; encoded by the coding sequence ATGTCGATCCAGCGCCTGCATGTGGCCAAACGCTACAGCGAAGTGGTGATCCACAACGGCACGATTTACCTCGCCGGCCAGTTGGCCGACGACTTCGACGGTGACATCCGCGAGCAGACCCGCCAGACCCTGGCCAACATCGACAAGATGCTGGCTGAGGGTGGCAGCGATAAGAGCAAGATCCTCTCGCTGACTATCTTCATCAAGGACATGGCCGACTATGACGGCCTCAACGCCGAGTACGACGCCTGGGTCGCCGATGGCCATGCACCGGCACGCGCCTGCGTCGAAGCGAAGATGTACAAGCCCGAAGTGCTGGTGGAAATGTGTGTGGTGGCTGCCGTCTGA
- the alr gene encoding alanine racemase, translating to MRPARALIDLDALRHNYRLAREMSGARALAVVKADAYGHGAVRCAQALEADADGFAVACIEEALVLREAGIRAPILLLEGFFEADELALIDQHDLWCVAHAQWQIEAIEQAQLSKPLTVWLKLDSGMHRVGLHPAEYQAAYRRLLASGKVSKIVLMSHFARADEPECERTSEQLAVFQQAREGLSAEVSLRNSPAVLGWPQVPSDWVRPGIMLYGATPFEQAQEQAARLRPVMTLESKVISVRELPAGEPVGYGARFVAERPTRVGVVAMGYADGYPRHAPTGTPVLVDGQLTRLIGRVSMDMLTVDLTDLPQAGLGSRVELWGKQVLASDVAMASGSIPYQIFCNLRRVPLLYLGN from the coding sequence ATGCGCCCCGCCCGTGCCCTGATCGACCTCGACGCCCTGCGTCATAACTACCGTCTGGCCCGCGAAATGAGCGGCGCCCGTGCTTTGGCCGTGGTCAAGGCCGATGCCTATGGGCACGGAGCGGTGCGTTGCGCGCAGGCACTCGAAGCCGACGCTGATGGTTTTGCCGTGGCCTGCATCGAAGAAGCGCTGGTGTTACGCGAGGCCGGCATCAGGGCGCCGATCCTGCTGCTCGAAGGCTTCTTCGAGGCCGACGAACTGGCGCTGATCGACCAGCATGACCTGTGGTGCGTTGCCCATGCGCAGTGGCAGATCGAGGCTATCGAGCAGGCCCAACTGAGCAAGCCGCTGACCGTCTGGCTCAAGCTGGACAGCGGCATGCACCGTGTCGGCCTGCATCCGGCCGAGTACCAGGCCGCCTATCGGCGTCTGCTGGCCAGCGGCAAGGTCAGCAAGATCGTACTGATGAGCCACTTCGCTCGGGCCGACGAGCCCGAGTGCGAGCGCACGAGTGAGCAACTGGCGGTGTTCCAGCAGGCTCGCGAAGGCCTCAGCGCCGAGGTCAGCTTGCGCAACTCGCCGGCCGTGCTTGGCTGGCCGCAGGTACCCAGCGACTGGGTGCGCCCCGGCATCATGCTCTACGGCGCCACCCCGTTCGAGCAGGCTCAGGAGCAGGCCGCGCGTTTGCGCCCGGTGATGACCCTGGAGTCGAAGGTCATCAGCGTGCGTGAGCTACCGGCCGGCGAGCCAGTAGGGTATGGCGCACGTTTCGTGGCCGAGCGGCCGACCCGCGTCGGTGTCGTCGCCATGGGCTATGCCGACGGTTATCCGCGTCACGCGCCGACCGGTACGCCAGTGCTGGTGGACGGTCAGCTGACCCGCCTGATCGGCCGGGTGTCGATGGACATGCTCACCGTCGACCTGACCGATCTGCCGCAAGCCGGTCTCGGCAGTCGTGTCGAGTTGTGGGGCAAGCAGGTGTTGGCCAGCGACGTGGCCATGGCGTCGGGCAGCATCCCCTACCAGATCTTCTGCAACCTGCGACGGGTGCCGCTGCTCTATCTCGGCAACTGA
- a CDS encoding cupin domain-containing protein, translating into MDVGVRLQSIRKLKGLSQRELAKRAGVTNSTISMIEKNSVSPSISSLKKVLGGIPMSLVEFFSLDMEQENQVQVVYRASELTDICSGAITMKLIGKAHPSRAISFLDETYPAGADTGDEMYAHEGEEAGMLVEGKLELTVGNEVFILEPGDSYYFESSKPHRFRNPFDMPARLISATTPANF; encoded by the coding sequence TTGGACGTCGGCGTTCGACTGCAATCGATTCGTAAGCTCAAAGGCCTATCCCAACGTGAACTCGCCAAGCGGGCGGGCGTCACCAACAGCACCATTTCCATGATCGAGAAGAACAGCGTGAGCCCCTCGATCAGCTCGCTGAAAAAGGTGCTCGGCGGCATTCCCATGTCGCTGGTGGAGTTCTTCTCCCTCGACATGGAGCAGGAGAACCAGGTTCAGGTGGTCTACCGGGCCTCCGAGCTGACCGATATCTGCAGTGGCGCCATCACCATGAAGCTGATCGGCAAGGCTCATCCGAGCCGCGCCATTTCCTTCCTCGACGAAACCTATCCGGCTGGCGCCGATACCGGTGACGAAATGTACGCCCATGAGGGCGAGGAAGCCGGCATGCTGGTCGAAGGCAAACTGGAACTGACCGTGGGCAACGAGGTGTTCATCCTCGAGCCGGGCGACAGTTACTACTTCGAGAGCAGTAAGCCGCATCGCTTCCGCAACCCGTTCGATATGCCGGCGCGCTTGATCAGTGCCACGACGCCCGCGAACTTCTGA
- a CDS encoding c-type cytochrome: protein MNLMKKMLAVPAAVLALWAVTAQATTDEAIAERLKPVGDVCIMGEECKGVETVAASAGGGARTADDIIAKHCNACHGSGVLGAPKIGDTAAWKDRADHQGGLDGILAAAISGINAMPPKGTCADCSDDELREAIKKMSGL, encoded by the coding sequence GTGAATCTGATGAAGAAAATGCTGGCAGTACCGGCTGCCGTATTGGCCCTGTGGGCAGTGACTGCTCAGGCCACGACCGATGAAGCTATCGCCGAGCGCCTCAAGCCTGTAGGCGACGTGTGCATCATGGGCGAAGAGTGCAAGGGCGTCGAAACCGTCGCTGCGTCCGCCGGTGGTGGTGCACGTACCGCTGACGACATCATCGCCAAGCACTGCAATGCCTGCCATGGCTCTGGTGTACTGGGCGCACCGAAGATCGGTGACACCGCTGCCTGGAAAGATCGCGCCGATCACCAGGGCGGCCTCGACGGCATCCTCGCTGCTGCCATCTCCGGTATCAACGCCATGCCGCCGAAAGGCACCTGCGCGGATTGCTCGGATGACGAACTGCGCGAAGCGATCAAGAAGATGTCCGGTCTGTAA
- a CDS encoding acetyl-CoA hydrolase/transferase C-terminal domain-containing protein: MPHTCTLEQAVDHVLSEIDGPIHLGLPLGLGKPNRWVNALYERVRNLPERQLTIYTALCLARPRAGQDLQRRFLEPFVDRVYGDYPELDFLADLHAGNLPANVRVEQFFFQPGSLLECEPAQQDYISSNYSHVARDLNAKGLNLVAQLVAVDPAHPGHFSLSCNPDITLDLLPLLDKRREAGETVLSVAQIHSDLPYMAGDAQVSRDTFDIHIGEDERTTLFSTPNMPVTLQDHCIGLFASTLVRDGGTLQIGIGAMGDALASALMARQADNARYRALLRALRADDWADEIAACGGLEPLAHGLYGCSEMFVNGLLALAEAGLLRRRVYPDLRLQRLACGGALDEQDRPHSVQALVDAGLPATLQSSDLAWLLDSGLLRGDIRLEAGELQLLDGSRVAADLSDPQTQARLQSCLGCAQGGVVLHGGFFLGPESFYRRLRELDGAERQRFAMTGIRYINELYGEEELKRLQRRDARFINTAFTMTLLGAGVADQLEDGRVLSGVGGQYNFVAQAHALEDARSILLLRSWRESGGEVNSNIVWEYGHATIPRHLRDIVVTEYGIADLRGKTDAQVIEALLKVSDSRFQSELIEQAQQVGKLPADFRLDERFCNNLPERLEALRAEHSQLFAEYPLGSDFSAVEQDLVRALSWLKSKLRLTEVLALGKATLDAPEPVAYAEHLRRMRLEVPDGAREALYQRLLLAGLQATAGA, encoded by the coding sequence ATGCCGCACACCTGTACCCTCGAACAAGCCGTCGACCACGTGTTGAGCGAAATCGACGGGCCGATTCATCTGGGCCTGCCCCTCGGTCTGGGCAAACCCAATCGCTGGGTAAACGCGCTCTATGAACGCGTGCGCAATCTGCCCGAGCGGCAACTGACCATCTACACCGCGCTGTGCCTGGCGCGCCCGCGTGCCGGCCAGGACTTGCAGCGACGCTTTCTCGAACCCTTCGTTGACCGGGTCTACGGCGATTATCCCGAGCTGGACTTTCTCGCCGATCTGCACGCCGGCAACCTGCCGGCCAACGTGCGCGTCGAGCAATTCTTCTTTCAGCCGGGCAGCCTGCTCGAATGCGAGCCAGCGCAGCAGGACTACATCAGCAGCAACTACAGCCATGTCGCCCGTGACCTCAATGCCAAGGGCCTGAATCTGGTCGCCCAGCTGGTGGCCGTTGACCCAGCGCACCCCGGGCATTTCAGCCTGAGCTGCAACCCGGACATCACTCTCGATCTGCTGCCGCTGCTGGATAAGCGCCGCGAGGCTGGCGAAACCGTGCTCAGCGTCGCCCAGATCCACAGTGACCTGCCCTACATGGCCGGTGATGCCCAGGTGTCGCGCGATACCTTCGATATCCATATTGGCGAGGACGAGCGCACCACGCTGTTCTCCACGCCGAACATGCCCGTGACCTTGCAGGATCATTGCATCGGCCTGTTCGCCAGCACCCTGGTGCGTGACGGTGGCACCCTGCAGATCGGTATCGGCGCGATGGGTGATGCCCTGGCGTCGGCACTGATGGCCAGGCAGGCCGACAATGCTCGCTACCGCGCACTGCTACGGGCGCTCCGTGCTGATGATTGGGCGGATGAGATTGCCGCCTGTGGCGGTCTCGAACCGCTCGCTCACGGGCTGTATGGCTGCAGTGAAATGTTCGTCAACGGCTTGCTGGCATTGGCCGAGGCCGGCCTGCTACGGCGCCGGGTTTACCCGGATCTGCGCCTGCAGCGTCTGGCCTGTGGTGGTGCGCTGGATGAACAGGATCGGCCACACAGCGTTCAGGCGCTGGTCGACGCAGGGCTGCCAGCGACCTTGCAGTCGAGCGATCTGGCCTGGCTGCTCGATAGCGGCCTGCTGCGCGGTGATATACGACTGGAGGCGGGCGAGCTGCAGTTGCTTGACGGTAGTCGCGTCGCCGCGGACCTCAGTGATCCCCAGACGCAGGCTCGCCTGCAGTCCTGTCTCGGCTGCGCGCAGGGCGGCGTGGTGCTGCATGGCGGTTTCTTTCTCGGCCCGGAAAGCTTCTACCGACGTTTGCGCGAGCTGGATGGTGCTGAACGGCAGCGCTTTGCCATGACCGGCATTCGCTATATCAACGAACTGTACGGCGAAGAGGAGCTCAAGCGTTTGCAGCGCCGTGACGCACGCTTCATCAATACGGCTTTCACCATGACGCTGCTCGGCGCAGGGGTGGCCGATCAACTGGAAGACGGCCGCGTACTCAGCGGCGTAGGCGGCCAGTACAACTTCGTCGCCCAGGCCCATGCGCTGGAGGATGCGCGCTCGATCCTGCTGCTGCGCAGCTGGCGCGAGTCGGGCGGCGAGGTGAATTCGAACATCGTCTGGGAGTACGGCCACGCCACCATCCCGCGGCACCTGCGCGACATCGTGGTAACCGAGTACGGCATCGCCGATCTGCGCGGCAAGACCGACGCCCAGGTCATCGAGGCGCTGCTCAAGGTCAGCGATTCGCGCTTTCAGAGCGAACTGATCGAGCAGGCGCAGCAGGTCGGCAAGCTGCCGGCGGATTTCCGCCTCGATGAGCGCTTCTGCAACAACCTGCCCGAGCGGCTGGAGGCTCTGCGTGCAGAACATTCGCAGCTGTTCGCCGAATACCCGCTAGGCAGCGATTTCAGCGCGGTGGAGCAGGACCTGGTGCGCGCGCTGAGCTGGCTCAAGAGCAAGCTGCGTCTGACCGAAGTACTGGCGCTGGGCAAGGCCACGCTCGATGCGCCGGAGCCGGTCGCCTATGCCGAGCATCTGCGACGCATGAGGCTGGAGGTGCCGGATGGGGCGCGTGAAGCCCTCTACCAGCGCTTGCTGCTGGCGGGCTTGCAGGCCACTGCCGGGGCCTGA